From a region of the Sulfoacidibacillus ferrooxidans genome:
- a CDS encoding DUF2269 family protein: MLFYSILSVHLLAVLAKISVFFTIPRLKDVESVQSFFRRYQVTDRIANYTMWITGALLLVVTSWKLLLQMWLLVSMLLYILVFLLIRGIVFRRLRIIADSQKLYARDELKLLRVESYCVMGAALGLLGGIGYLMVHKPWA; this comes from the coding sequence ATGTTATTCTATTCTATATTATCCGTACATCTACTCGCAGTATTGGCAAAAATAAGCGTCTTCTTCACGATTCCGAGACTAAAAGATGTGGAAAGCGTGCAATCATTTTTTCGGCGTTATCAAGTAACTGACCGCATCGCTAACTACACCATGTGGATTACTGGAGCGTTACTACTTGTAGTAACTTCGTGGAAATTATTATTGCAAATGTGGTTGCTTGTTTCCATGTTACTATACATACTGGTCTTTTTACTCATTCGCGGCATTGTTTTTCGCAGACTGCGGATCATCGCAGACAGCCAAAAATTATACGCTCGTGATGAATTAAAACTTTTGCGTGTAGAAAGTTACTGTGTCATGGGAGCGGCTTTAGGACTACTCGGAGGAATAGGATACCTTATGGTACATAAACCTTGGGCTTAA